The following coding sequences lie in one Lolium perenne isolate Kyuss_39 chromosome 2, Kyuss_2.0, whole genome shotgun sequence genomic window:
- the LOC139835652 gene encoding uncharacterized protein: MCRGPKLDGKDAQPDHRQLTSEFIAYKLSAEISSLPIMSIKSVQDTVKSRFAYDVKYGKAWKAKQAAFKMLYGDWEEAYNRVPRLLLAMAATNPGMVHVVEPSTTKMTLHDGKRVRVFHRAFWSFEQCTRAFEHCRPVIAVDGTFLTGQYKGTLLVAIASDASNRLVPLAFALVEIENNDNWEWFFHILRTKVIPPSKEVCVISDRHQGILNAVELAIPGHAPLHHRWCMRHFCANFYRACKSKELSDLLQDCCLAYSERHFANLYNGLLKHKDLNAGGQEFLHRHLIFNSKWARAYDEDGRRYGQMTSNMAECFNNVLKGVRALPVTAIIQYTFEKLNVYFQNYTDETEKKIAMNCEFPTKVQEFMDFQARKADSQTATCYENVDWVYQEALFASFGLLPLANSSTH; this comes from the exons atgtgccggggGCCGAAGCTTGATGGCAAGGATGCGCAGCCGGACCACCGTCAACTCACATCCGAGTTCATTGCATACAAACTCTCGGCAGAGATATCATCACTTCCTATCATGAGCATTAAGTCCGTGCAAGATACCGTCAAATCCCGGTTTGCCTACGACGTCAAGTACgggaaggcatggaaggccaaacaagccgcatttaagatgttgtacggtgattgggaggaagcatacaaccgagtccctaggttgttgttagcgatggccgcaactaacccgggcatggtgcatgtggtggagccttccacaaccaaaatgacattgcatgatggtaaaagagtgagggtatttcaccgtgcattttggtcattcgagcaatgcacgagggcattcgaacattgtaggcccgtcatagccgtggatggtaccttcttgaccgggcagtacaagggcacactattggtggcaatagcaagtgatgctagcaaccgtttagtaccactggcttttgcattggtagagattgagaacaatgataactgggaatggtttttccatatatTGAGGACGAAGGTCATACCACCCTCAAAGGAAGTGTGTGTCATCTCCGATCGTCATCAAGGAATTCTCAATGCGGTGGAGCTTGCAATTCCCGGTCATGCTCCCTTGCATCACCGATGGTGCATGAGGCATTTTTGTGCAAACTTCTACCGGGCATGCAAGAGCAAAGAGTTGTCTGACCTTCTTCAAGATTGTTGCCTCGCTTATTCTGAGCGCCACTTCGCAAACCTGTACAACGGATTGTTGAAGCACAAAGACCTCAATGCGGGTGGTCAAGAGTTTCTTCATAGACACCTCATATTTAACTCAAAGTGGGCAAGAGCTTATGATGAGGATGGGAGGAGATATGGCCAAATGACAAGCAACATGGCCGAGTGCTTCAACAATGTGTTGAAGGGTGTTCGTGCGTTGCCCGTGACGGCAATCATTCAATACACATTCGAGAAGTTGAATGTCTATTTCCAGAACTACACCGATGAAACGGAGAAGAAAATTGCTATGAATTGCGAGTTCCCAACGAAGGTTCAAGAGTTCATGGATTTTCAGGCGAGGAAGGCGGACTCCCAAACGGCTACATGTTATGAAAATGTTGACTGGGTTTACCAA GAGgccctctttgcttcatttggctTGCTCCCACTTGCTAACAGCAGCACGCACTAG